The DNA window GTCGATCGGCTTTCTGATCGACGAGGAAACCCCGATGATCTGGCGCGGACCCATGGTCACCCAGGCGCTGGAACAGTTGCTGAACGACACCAATTGGGCCGATCTGGATTATCTCGTCATCGACCTGCCGCCGGGCACCGGCGACACTCAGTTGACGCTGGCCCAGAAGGTTCCGGTCTCCGGCGCGATCATCGTCACCACGCCCCAGGATATTGCCCTGCTGGATGCCCGCAAGGGGCTGAAGATGTTCCAGAAAGTCGAGGTTCCGGTGCTCGGGATCGTCGAGAACATGAGCATTCACATCTGCTCCAAGTGCGGTCATGAAGAGCCGATCTTCGGTTCCGGAGGCGGTCAGAGCATGTCGGACCAGTACGGAGTGGATCTGCTCGGCTCGTTGCCGCTGGAACTGCACATCCGCGAGGAGACCGACAGCGGCAAGCCGACCGTGGTGGCTCAACCCGAGTCGCGCGCGACCGAAATCTATCGCGAGATCGCCCGCAAGACCGCCGCCAAGCTGTCGTTGCAGGCCAAGGATTACGCCGCCAAGTTCCCACGCATCGTGATTCAGAACAACTGAGCGGTTGCGCTGATTTGACTCGGCGATGCGATGCCAGACACGGTTTAACTGAAGGAGCACCAGGCATGTCATGTCCGCGCTGCCAAACGCTTCCGCTCACGCCCGATGCGCGGGGCAACCTGTTACTCACTTTCGCCGTGCGCGAGTTGCTGGACAAGATGGTCGGTTTCCTGGATGACCAGTCCGCCCGCTACCAGACAGAGCAGATGGTCGTTACGCTCCCGGATGCGAGTTTGGCCGACTTTCTCGCCCTTGTCCGCAACTCCGGTTTTTTTAATCAACTGGAGTACCAGGGGATCTCCGCGCTGTTGCTGGCCGCTGACGAGACGCTAACCTTTCAGGCGTTTACCCGCGCTCGCACCCTGGATCGCTGGTTTGGTCTGGTGGATTCGCAACGTTTACTCGACATCCTCGAACACAAGCGATTCACGGCCTGGTTTCAGCCCATTCTGGCGTCCGATACGGGTGTCACGATCGGTTACGAAGCCCTGCTGCGAGGTCGGAACGCGGATGGTACCCTGATGTTTCCGGGGGAGATTTTCCGGATGGCCACGGAGAACGATCTGCTGTTTCAGGTGGATCGCCAGGCGCGCGAAATGGCGCTGCATTGCGCGGCCGCCGCCGGGATCGTCGGTCGACTGTTCATTAATTTCGTGCCCACGGCGATCTACGATCCGGTGCACTGTCTGCGCAGTACGGTTGGCTGGGCGAAGAGCCTTGGGTTCGATCCTTCGCGCATCGTCTTCGAGGTTGTGGAGACGGAACGTATCGTCGATATCGACCATTTGAAGCGCATCCTCGATTTTTATCGCTCCGCAGGCTATCAGGTCGCCCTGGACGATGTCGGAAGCGGTTATGCCTCGCTCAATCTGCTGACTCTGCTCCAGCCTGACATCATCAAGATCGACATGGATCTGGTCAGGGGCATTCACGCCGACCAGCGGCGGCAGGCGGTGTTCAAAGCGCTCGTTGGCATCGCTCGCGATTTGAAGATTCTGGTTCTGGCCGAAGGCGTCGAAACCGAGGACGAACTCGCTTACGTTGTGCGCGAGGGCGCGGATATGGTGCAGGGTTATCTCTTCGCCCGGCCGGCTCCGATTCCTTCGGCGCTCTCGATTCCGTCTTCATGGCCGGTAGGAACGGGCCGGACCTGACACTATGAACGATTGACTTTG is part of the Thiocystis violascens DSM 198 genome and encodes:
- a CDS encoding EAL domain-containing protein, producing the protein MSCPRCQTLPLTPDARGNLLLTFAVRELLDKMVGFLDDQSARYQTEQMVVTLPDASLADFLALVRNSGFFNQLEYQGISALLLAADETLTFQAFTRARTLDRWFGLVDSQRLLDILEHKRFTAWFQPILASDTGVTIGYEALLRGRNADGTLMFPGEIFRMATENDLLFQVDRQAREMALHCAAAAGIVGRLFINFVPTAIYDPVHCLRSTVGWAKSLGFDPSRIVFEVVETERIVDIDHLKRILDFYRSAGYQVALDDVGSGYASLNLLTLLQPDIIKIDMDLVRGIHADQRRQAVFKALVGIARDLKILVLAEGVETEDELAYVVREGADMVQGYLFARPAPIPSALSIPSSWPVGTGRT
- the apbC gene encoding iron-sulfur cluster carrier protein ApbC, producing MSEPTKEAIEAAIKEYKEPHLGRDLIAAHSIKDIAIDGGQVRVKVVLGFPAKGVQEAIAAAVKEKVMGVAGVNTAVVEVSWEIKAHSVQKSLKPIDNVKNIIAVASGKGGVGKSTTAVNLALALSAEGATVGILDADIYGPSQPRMLGITGKPESKDGKSLEPMNSYHLQAMSIGFLIDEETPMIWRGPMVTQALEQLLNDTNWADLDYLVIDLPPGTGDTQLTLAQKVPVSGAIIVTTPQDIALLDARKGLKMFQKVEVPVLGIVENMSIHICSKCGHEEPIFGSGGGQSMSDQYGVDLLGSLPLELHIREETDSGKPTVVAQPESRATEIYREIARKTAAKLSLQAKDYAAKFPRIVIQNN